In Odontesthes bonariensis isolate fOdoBon6 chromosome 6, fOdoBon6.hap1, whole genome shotgun sequence, one genomic interval encodes:
- the rhobtb2a gene encoding rho-related BTB domain-containing protein 2 isoform X1 has protein sequence MQHFLILRPQLTDSDMDYERPNVETIKCVVVGDNAVGKTRLICARACNATLTQYQLLATHVPTVWAIDQYRVCQEVLERSRDVVDDVSVSLRLWDTFGDHHKDRRFAYGRSDVVVLCFSIANPNSLYHVKTMWYPEIKHFCPRAPVILVGCQLDLRYADLEAVNRARRPLARPIKSNEILPPERGREVAKELGVPYYETSVVAQFGVKDVFDNAIRAALISRRHLQFWKSHLRNVQRPLLQAPFLPPKPPPPIITVPPPPSTTEEHPVGLLEDPHCADVILILQERQKIFAHKIYLATSSSKFYDLFIMDTQNEEPERRPRAPLSGRELLMRAASFDVCENSDDSDRANLRACTSDGTLKDSEGSRRGRLLSSWSRAFVSIQEELVDDPVTYSPRPMTVVHMDQSMQLGPFRAVLRYLYTGQLDDNEKELMQIAHIAELLEVFDLRMMVANILNNEAFMNQEITKAFHVRRTNRVKECLAKGTFSDVVFKLDDGTIMAHKPLLISSCDWMAAMFGGPFVESCTKEVLFPNTTRSCMRAVLEYLYTGRFCSRPDLDAMELIVLANRLCLPHLVALTELYTVTVLTEAAMMGADIDGDVLVYLDMAQFHGAQQLTGWCLHHICTNYNSVCRKFPREMKAKSTENQEYFEKHRWPPVWYLKEDDHYQRARKERDKEDYLYQRRQCKRKWLFWNLPSSPNSNSPSGSSAVI, from the exons GCCCCAGCTGACAGATTCTGATATGGACTATGAGAGGCCAAACGTTGAAACTATCAAGTGCGTGGTAGTAGGAGACAATGCAGTTGGAAAAACCCGCCTTATCTGTGCCCGCGCCTGCAATGCCACACTGACTCAGTACCAGTTACTCGCTACACATGTGCCCACGGTCTGGGCAATTGACCAGTACAGAGTATGCCAAGAG GTATTAGAGCGCTCCAGAGACGTAGTAGATGACGTCAGTGTGTCCCTACGGCTCTGGGATACTTTTGGAGACCATCACAAGGACCGACGTTTTGCATACGGCAG GTCTGATGTTGTGGTATTGTGCTTCTCAATCGCAAACCCCAACTCTTTGTACCATGTGAAGACCATGTGGTACCCTGAAATTAAGCACTTCTGCCCCCGCGCTCCTGTCATCCTGGTAGGCTGTCAGCTGGACCTGCGCTATGCAGACCTGGAGGCAGTGAACAGGGCACGGAGGCCTTTAGCCAG ACCCATTAAATCCAATGAGATTCTTCCTCCTGAGAGAGGCCGGGAGGTGGCCAAAGAGTTGGGAGTGCCGTATTATGAAACCAGTGTTGTTGCTCAGTTTGGAGTCAAGGACGTCTTTGATAATGCCATCCGAGCTGCACTCATCTCACGCCGCCATCTGCAGTTTTGGAAATCTCATCTCAGAAATGTTCAGCGGCCTCTCCTTCAAGCACCCTTCCTGCCTCCAAAACCTCCCCCACCTATAATCACTGTGCCTCCTCCCCCATCCACCACAGAAGAGCATCCAGTTGGTCTTCTGGAGGACCCGCACTGTGCTGATGTCATCCTAATCCTGCAGGAGAGACAGAAAATCTTTGCACACAAGATATACTTGGCGACATCCTCCTCAAAGTTCTATGACCTCTTTATCATGGACACGCAGAATGAGGAGCCTGAAAGGCGCCCTCGTGCTCCTCTCTCTGGCAGAGAGCTGCTGATGCGTGCTGCTAGCTTTGATGTTTGCGAGAACAGCGACGATAGCGACAGGGCCAACCTGAGGGCCTGCACTAGCGATGGGACCTTGAAAGACTCTGAGGGAAGCCGACGGGGTAGGCTGCTCTCTTCGTGGAGTCGAGCCTTCGTCAGCATCCAGGAGGAGCTGGTAGACGACCCTGTAACATACAGCCCAAGACCCATGACTGTAGTTCACATGGATCAGTCCATGCAGCTCGGTCCTTTTCGAGCAGTTCTCCGCTACCTGTATACTGGTCAGCTGGATGACAATGAGAAAGAGCTAATGCAAATTGCACACATTGCTGAGCTGCTGGAAGTCTTTGATCTGCGGATGATGGTGGCAAACATACTTAACAATGAAGCCTTCATGAACCAAGAAATCACCAAAGCCTTCCACGTACGCCGCACAAACAGAGTCAAAGAGTGTTTGGCCAAAGGCACCTTTTCTG ATGTAGTATTCAAGCTAGATGATGGGACAATCATGGCCCACAAGCCTTTACTCATCTCTAGCTGTGACTGGATGGCAGCTATGTTTGGCGGGCCTTTTGTGGAGAGCTGCACCAAAGAG GTGCTGTTTCCCAACACAACTCGCAGTTGTATGAGGGCTGTGCTGGAGTATCTCTACACAGGGAGGTTTTGTTCTCGGCCCGACCTGGATGCAATGGAGCTTATTGTTCTTGCCAATCGTCTTTGCCTCCCCCACCTGGTTGCACTTACAG AGCTCTACACAGTAACAGTATTAACAGAGGCAGCGATGATGGGGGCTGACATTGATGGAGATGTGCTGGTGTATTTGGATATGGCCCAG TTCCATGGTGCTCAACAACTCACTGGATGGTGTCTGCACCACATCTGCACCAACTACAACAGTGTCTGCCGCAAATTTCCCCGAGAAATGAAGGCCAAGTCTACAG AGAACCAAGAATACTTTGAGAAACATCGCTGGCCACCAGTTTGGTACTTGAAGGAAGATGACCACTACCAAAGAGCACGCAAAGAACGTGACAAGGAGGACTACCTGTACCAGAGACGGCAATGTAAACGCAAGTGGCTCTTCTGGAACCTTCCCTCCTCCCCAAACTCAAACTCTCCCTCTGGCTCATCTGCTGTCATCTGA
- the rhobtb2a gene encoding rho-related BTB domain-containing protein 2 isoform X2, which translates to MDYERPNVETIKCVVVGDNAVGKTRLICARACNATLTQYQLLATHVPTVWAIDQYRVCQEVLERSRDVVDDVSVSLRLWDTFGDHHKDRRFAYGRSDVVVLCFSIANPNSLYHVKTMWYPEIKHFCPRAPVILVGCQLDLRYADLEAVNRARRPLARPIKSNEILPPERGREVAKELGVPYYETSVVAQFGVKDVFDNAIRAALISRRHLQFWKSHLRNVQRPLLQAPFLPPKPPPPIITVPPPPSTTEEHPVGLLEDPHCADVILILQERQKIFAHKIYLATSSSKFYDLFIMDTQNEEPERRPRAPLSGRELLMRAASFDVCENSDDSDRANLRACTSDGTLKDSEGSRRGRLLSSWSRAFVSIQEELVDDPVTYSPRPMTVVHMDQSMQLGPFRAVLRYLYTGQLDDNEKELMQIAHIAELLEVFDLRMMVANILNNEAFMNQEITKAFHVRRTNRVKECLAKGTFSDVVFKLDDGTIMAHKPLLISSCDWMAAMFGGPFVESCTKEVLFPNTTRSCMRAVLEYLYTGRFCSRPDLDAMELIVLANRLCLPHLVALTELYTVTVLTEAAMMGADIDGDVLVYLDMAQFHGAQQLTGWCLHHICTNYNSVCRKFPREMKAKSTENQEYFEKHRWPPVWYLKEDDHYQRARKERDKEDYLYQRRQCKRKWLFWNLPSSPNSNSPSGSSAVI; encoded by the exons ATGGACTATGAGAGGCCAAACGTTGAAACTATCAAGTGCGTGGTAGTAGGAGACAATGCAGTTGGAAAAACCCGCCTTATCTGTGCCCGCGCCTGCAATGCCACACTGACTCAGTACCAGTTACTCGCTACACATGTGCCCACGGTCTGGGCAATTGACCAGTACAGAGTATGCCAAGAG GTATTAGAGCGCTCCAGAGACGTAGTAGATGACGTCAGTGTGTCCCTACGGCTCTGGGATACTTTTGGAGACCATCACAAGGACCGACGTTTTGCATACGGCAG GTCTGATGTTGTGGTATTGTGCTTCTCAATCGCAAACCCCAACTCTTTGTACCATGTGAAGACCATGTGGTACCCTGAAATTAAGCACTTCTGCCCCCGCGCTCCTGTCATCCTGGTAGGCTGTCAGCTGGACCTGCGCTATGCAGACCTGGAGGCAGTGAACAGGGCACGGAGGCCTTTAGCCAG ACCCATTAAATCCAATGAGATTCTTCCTCCTGAGAGAGGCCGGGAGGTGGCCAAAGAGTTGGGAGTGCCGTATTATGAAACCAGTGTTGTTGCTCAGTTTGGAGTCAAGGACGTCTTTGATAATGCCATCCGAGCTGCACTCATCTCACGCCGCCATCTGCAGTTTTGGAAATCTCATCTCAGAAATGTTCAGCGGCCTCTCCTTCAAGCACCCTTCCTGCCTCCAAAACCTCCCCCACCTATAATCACTGTGCCTCCTCCCCCATCCACCACAGAAGAGCATCCAGTTGGTCTTCTGGAGGACCCGCACTGTGCTGATGTCATCCTAATCCTGCAGGAGAGACAGAAAATCTTTGCACACAAGATATACTTGGCGACATCCTCCTCAAAGTTCTATGACCTCTTTATCATGGACACGCAGAATGAGGAGCCTGAAAGGCGCCCTCGTGCTCCTCTCTCTGGCAGAGAGCTGCTGATGCGTGCTGCTAGCTTTGATGTTTGCGAGAACAGCGACGATAGCGACAGGGCCAACCTGAGGGCCTGCACTAGCGATGGGACCTTGAAAGACTCTGAGGGAAGCCGACGGGGTAGGCTGCTCTCTTCGTGGAGTCGAGCCTTCGTCAGCATCCAGGAGGAGCTGGTAGACGACCCTGTAACATACAGCCCAAGACCCATGACTGTAGTTCACATGGATCAGTCCATGCAGCTCGGTCCTTTTCGAGCAGTTCTCCGCTACCTGTATACTGGTCAGCTGGATGACAATGAGAAAGAGCTAATGCAAATTGCACACATTGCTGAGCTGCTGGAAGTCTTTGATCTGCGGATGATGGTGGCAAACATACTTAACAATGAAGCCTTCATGAACCAAGAAATCACCAAAGCCTTCCACGTACGCCGCACAAACAGAGTCAAAGAGTGTTTGGCCAAAGGCACCTTTTCTG ATGTAGTATTCAAGCTAGATGATGGGACAATCATGGCCCACAAGCCTTTACTCATCTCTAGCTGTGACTGGATGGCAGCTATGTTTGGCGGGCCTTTTGTGGAGAGCTGCACCAAAGAG GTGCTGTTTCCCAACACAACTCGCAGTTGTATGAGGGCTGTGCTGGAGTATCTCTACACAGGGAGGTTTTGTTCTCGGCCCGACCTGGATGCAATGGAGCTTATTGTTCTTGCCAATCGTCTTTGCCTCCCCCACCTGGTTGCACTTACAG AGCTCTACACAGTAACAGTATTAACAGAGGCAGCGATGATGGGGGCTGACATTGATGGAGATGTGCTGGTGTATTTGGATATGGCCCAG TTCCATGGTGCTCAACAACTCACTGGATGGTGTCTGCACCACATCTGCACCAACTACAACAGTGTCTGCCGCAAATTTCCCCGAGAAATGAAGGCCAAGTCTACAG AGAACCAAGAATACTTTGAGAAACATCGCTGGCCACCAGTTTGGTACTTGAAGGAAGATGACCACTACCAAAGAGCACGCAAAGAACGTGACAAGGAGGACTACCTGTACCAGAGACGGCAATGTAAACGCAAGTGGCTCTTCTGGAACCTTCCCTCCTCCCCAAACTCAAACTCTCCCTCTGGCTCATCTGCTGTCATCTGA